A region of Pyxidicoccus parkwaysis DNA encodes the following proteins:
- a CDS encoding type I polyketide synthase, with amino-acid sequence MPTDIAADEQDIAIIGMTGRFPGAPDLDAFWQNLRNGVESIRAVPDAELEALGVDASLRKDASWVKASAALEGMELFDAGFFGYTPREAELMDPQHRVFLECCWEALERAGYAPEGYKGAIGVFGGAPTNTYLLHNLVPNADQLSMLDQVQIDVANGADFLNTRVAYKFNLRGPSYSISSACSTSLVATHVAVQSLLNEECDIALAGGVSVHVKHPEGYRYLPGGIVSPDGHCRAFDAKADGTVFGSGAGVVVLKRLKDALEDGDFIHAVIKGSAINNDGSVKVGYTAPSVEGQAAVISEALGAAGVEPESIGYVEAHGTGTKMGDPIEVRALTKAFRPRKAAASPVATATRKIPIGSVKSNIGHLANAAGVSSLIKAVMSLEHRELVPSLHVEQPSPEIDFDNTPFYVNAKLEPWPANPKHPRRAGVSSFGVGGTNAHVVIQEAPALPPSGPSRKAQVLMLSARSATALDAATQRLVKHLRAHPEQSLADVAYTLQVGRQPMSHRRVLVCTDRDDALTALEAEGTPRCLTDAPQVQDRPVAFLFPGQGSQYVGMARGLYDAEPVFREHLDTCATHLLPHLGLDLRTLLYPDAAGVEEAAKKLGQTAFTQPALFAVEYALARLWMSWGVKPQAMLGHSVGEYVAACLAGVFELKDALALVAKRGQLMQSLPAGSMLSVQLPEDELRPHLTPELSLAAVNGPRLTVVAGPSESIAALQAKLEPMGIGVSKLHTSHAFHSAMMDPILPAFTEAVRAVKRNPPKLQFLSNVTGAWIEPAQATDPAYWAQHLRQAVRFDAGLRVLAQKPQLALLEVGPGTTLTSLARQQPGAETRVALACTRHPRETNADDVTVLVTALGKLWLNGVHPDWAGFTKKEQRRRLPLPTYPFERQRYWIDARPGTGLNAARPAASTATTASPEKKTDASDWYYVPSWKRAPLPRTAEAAGPATGVRSWLVFADASGVGDALVDRLTRAGHAVARVVPGTGFAHLNDGSFTVDPKRREDYVALLDALAQQGHAVGGVVHLWGIHAANVLREVVLDTGLHSLLSLAQATGAKGQTEPQPWFVVASGATNVERADTLVPELAAMLGPCRVIPQEYPHLTCRLVDVTAPGRSKDAATLADQLLSELFRGAAEPVVAWRGRQRWVQTFEPVRLHEDAASSQPLRIQGTYLITDGLEGPGHVLALDLAKSFQARLALVEGPGFPAREEWAQWLATHEPTDATRRKVEAAQALESAGATVLVVGVDATDAAQLQGAVARTTERFGRIDGVIHAASGLRGAMFGTIQDLGPEQRAAHFEPGVNGLRALAAALPSDGLDFVLLMSSLSSVLGGLGQVANAAASAFMDAFAEARTDTGTVPWHSVGWDAWKLDESAALGALAKFALTPAEGVDATRRILAGTSGGPIAVCTADLASRRRQSARSSSQTQASATPGGRKAHPRPALSTAYVAPRNDLERTLATVLQGVLGIDPLGIDDNFFELGADSLLAVQASAQLRQALQVEVPAATLYQRPTARSLAELLGEGDAAARERAEKLAKRKEEMSRRNQWLHRRQR; translated from the coding sequence ATGCCTACCGACATCGCCGCCGACGAGCAGGACATCGCCATCATCGGCATGACGGGGCGCTTCCCCGGAGCGCCCGACCTCGACGCCTTCTGGCAGAACCTGCGCAACGGCGTGGAGTCCATCCGCGCCGTACCGGACGCGGAGCTGGAAGCGCTGGGCGTGGACGCGTCCCTGCGCAAGGACGCGTCGTGGGTGAAGGCGTCCGCAGCGCTGGAGGGCATGGAGCTCTTCGACGCGGGCTTCTTCGGCTACACGCCCCGCGAGGCGGAGCTGATGGACCCGCAGCACCGCGTCTTCCTGGAGTGCTGCTGGGAGGCGCTGGAGCGCGCGGGCTACGCGCCGGAGGGCTACAAGGGCGCCATCGGCGTCTTCGGCGGCGCGCCGACGAACACGTACCTCTTGCACAACCTGGTGCCCAACGCGGACCAACTCAGCATGCTGGACCAGGTGCAAATCGACGTCGCCAACGGCGCCGACTTCCTGAACACCCGCGTCGCGTACAAGTTCAACCTGCGCGGGCCCAGCTACTCCATCTCCAGCGCATGCTCCACGTCACTGGTGGCCACGCACGTCGCCGTGCAGAGCCTCCTCAATGAGGAGTGTGACATCGCCCTGGCCGGCGGCGTGTCCGTGCACGTGAAGCACCCCGAGGGCTACCGCTACCTGCCCGGCGGAATCGTCTCTCCGGACGGGCACTGCCGTGCCTTCGACGCGAAGGCGGACGGCACCGTGTTCGGCAGCGGCGCGGGCGTGGTGGTGCTCAAGCGGCTGAAGGATGCGCTGGAGGATGGCGACTTCATCCACGCCGTCATCAAGGGCAGTGCCATCAACAACGACGGCTCGGTGAAGGTGGGCTACACCGCGCCGAGCGTCGAGGGGCAAGCCGCCGTCATCAGCGAGGCCCTGGGCGCCGCGGGCGTGGAGCCGGAGAGCATCGGCTACGTGGAGGCGCACGGCACGGGCACGAAGATGGGCGACCCCATCGAGGTGCGCGCGCTCACCAAGGCCTTCCGTCCCCGCAAGGCCGCCGCGTCTCCGGTGGCTACAGCCACACGCAAGATTCCCATCGGCTCGGTGAAGTCGAACATCGGTCACCTCGCGAATGCGGCCGGCGTGTCCAGCCTCATCAAGGCGGTGATGTCACTGGAGCACCGCGAGTTGGTGCCCAGCCTCCACGTCGAGCAGCCCAGCCCGGAAATCGACTTCGACAACACGCCCTTCTACGTCAACGCGAAGCTGGAGCCGTGGCCCGCGAACCCCAAGCATCCGCGCCGCGCGGGTGTCAGCTCGTTCGGCGTGGGCGGCACCAACGCGCACGTCGTCATCCAGGAAGCCCCTGCCCTGCCTCCTTCCGGCCCGTCGCGGAAGGCGCAGGTGCTGATGCTGTCGGCCCGCTCGGCCACCGCGCTGGATGCGGCGACGCAGCGGCTGGTAAAGCACCTGCGCGCGCATCCCGAGCAGTCGCTCGCGGACGTGGCGTACACGCTCCAGGTGGGTCGCCAGCCCATGTCACACCGCCGCGTGCTGGTGTGCACGGACCGCGACGACGCGCTCACGGCGCTCGAAGCGGAGGGCACGCCGCGCTGCCTGACGGACGCACCGCAGGTGCAGGACCGGCCGGTGGCGTTCCTTTTCCCCGGCCAGGGCTCGCAGTACGTGGGCATGGCGCGCGGGCTGTATGACGCGGAGCCCGTGTTCCGCGAGCACCTGGACACCTGCGCGACGCACCTGCTCCCGCACCTGGGGCTCGACTTGCGCACGCTGCTGTACCCGGACGCGGCGGGCGTCGAGGAGGCGGCGAAGAAGCTGGGCCAGACGGCCTTCACGCAGCCCGCGCTGTTCGCGGTGGAGTACGCGCTCGCGCGGCTGTGGATGTCCTGGGGCGTGAAGCCGCAGGCCATGCTGGGGCACAGCGTGGGCGAGTACGTCGCCGCGTGCCTCGCCGGTGTCTTCGAATTGAAGGACGCGCTCGCGCTGGTGGCGAAGCGCGGACAGCTCATGCAGTCGCTGCCCGCGGGCTCCATGCTGAGCGTGCAGCTCCCCGAGGACGAGCTGCGCCCGCACCTCACGCCGGAGCTGTCGCTGGCCGCCGTCAACGGGCCGCGCCTCACGGTGGTGGCGGGTCCTTCCGAGTCCATCGCCGCGCTCCAGGCGAAGCTGGAGCCCATGGGCATCGGCGTGTCGAAGCTGCACACGTCGCACGCGTTCCACTCGGCGATGATGGACCCCATCCTCCCGGCCTTCACGGAGGCGGTGCGCGCGGTGAAGCGCAACCCGCCGAAGCTCCAGTTCCTGTCCAACGTGACGGGCGCGTGGATTGAGCCCGCGCAGGCCACGGACCCGGCGTACTGGGCACAGCACCTGCGGCAGGCGGTGCGCTTCGACGCGGGCCTGCGCGTGCTCGCGCAGAAGCCGCAGCTCGCGCTGCTGGAGGTGGGCCCGGGCACGACGCTGACCTCGCTCGCGAGGCAGCAGCCCGGCGCCGAGACGCGAGTGGCCCTCGCCTGCACGCGGCACCCGCGCGAGACGAACGCCGACGACGTGACGGTGCTCGTCACCGCGCTGGGCAAGCTGTGGCTCAACGGCGTCCACCCGGACTGGGCGGGCTTCACGAAGAAGGAGCAGCGCCGCCGGCTGCCGCTGCCCACCTACCCCTTCGAGCGGCAGCGCTACTGGATTGATGCGCGTCCCGGCACCGGCCTGAATGCCGCGCGTCCGGCTGCTTCGACGGCCACCACCGCTTCGCCCGAGAAGAAGACCGACGCGTCCGACTGGTACTACGTGCCCTCGTGGAAGCGCGCGCCGCTGCCGCGCACGGCGGAGGCCGCTGGCCCCGCGACGGGCGTGCGGAGCTGGCTGGTGTTCGCGGATGCCTCGGGCGTCGGGGACGCGCTCGTCGACAGGCTGACGCGCGCGGGCCATGCCGTGGCGCGCGTCGTTCCCGGCACGGGCTTCGCACACCTGAACGACGGCAGCTTCACGGTGGACCCGAAGCGGCGCGAGGACTACGTCGCGTTGCTGGACGCGCTCGCCCAACAGGGCCATGCCGTCGGCGGTGTCGTGCACCTCTGGGGCATCCACGCGGCCAACGTGCTGCGCGAGGTGGTGCTGGACACGGGCCTGCACAGCCTCCTGTCGCTCGCGCAGGCCACGGGCGCAAAGGGCCAGACGGAGCCGCAGCCGTGGTTCGTGGTGGCCAGCGGCGCCACCAACGTGGAGCGCGCGGACACGCTGGTGCCCGAATTGGCGGCGATGCTCGGCCCCTGCCGGGTGATTCCGCAGGAGTACCCGCACCTCACCTGCCGGTTGGTGGACGTGACTGCTCCGGGCCGGAGCAAGGACGCCGCCACCCTCGCGGACCAGCTGCTGTCGGAGCTTTTCAGGGGCGCGGCCGAGCCGGTAGTGGCCTGGCGCGGGCGTCAGCGCTGGGTGCAGACCTTCGAGCCGGTGCGCCTGCACGAGGACGCCGCGTCCAGCCAGCCGCTGCGGATTCAGGGCACGTACCTCATCACCGACGGCCTGGAGGGCCCGGGCCACGTGCTGGCCCTGGACCTCGCGAAGTCCTTCCAGGCGCGCCTCGCGCTGGTGGAGGGCCCGGGCTTCCCCGCTCGCGAGGAGTGGGCACAGTGGCTCGCCACGCACGAGCCGACGGATGCCACGCGCCGCAAGGTGGAGGCCGCGCAGGCGCTGGAGTCCGCCGGAGCCACGGTGCTGGTGGTTGGCGTGGACGCGACGGACGCGGCCCAGCTCCAGGGCGCGGTGGCTCGCACCACCGAGCGCTTCGGCCGCATCGACGGCGTCATCCACGCGGCGAGCGGGCTGCGCGGCGCCATGTTCGGCACCATCCAGGACCTCGGCCCCGAGCAGCGCGCCGCGCACTTCGAGCCCGGCGTGAATGGCCTCCGGGCCCTGGCCGCCGCGCTGCCTTCGGACGGACTCGACTTCGTGCTGCTGATGTCGTCGCTGTCCTCGGTGCTGGGAGGCCTGGGACAGGTGGCGAACGCGGCGGCCAGCGCCTTCATGGACGCCTTCGCGGAGGCCCGCACCGACACGGGCACCGTGCCCTGGCACAGCGTGGGCTGGGATGCGTGGAAGCTGGACGAGTCCGCCGCGCTGGGGGCGCTCGCGAAGTTCGCGCTCACGCCCGCCGAGGGCGTGGACGCCACGCGCCGCATCCTCGCTGGCACGTCGGGCGGGCCCATCGCCGTGTGTACGGCGGACCTCGCGTCGCGGCGCCGGCAGTCGGCGCGGTCCTCTTCGCAGACGCAGGCCTCCGCCACGCCCGGTGGACGCAAGGCGCACCCGCGCCCCGCGCTGTCCACGGCGTACGTGGCGCCGCGAAATGATTTGGAGCGCACACTCGCCACGGTGCTCCAGGGCGTACTGGGCATCGACCCGTTGGGCATCGACGACAACTTCTTCGAGCTGGGCGCGGACTCGCTCCTCGCGGTGCAGGCCTCCGCCCAGCTCCGGCAGGCCCTCCAGGTGGAGGTACCGGCCGCCACCCTGTACCAGCGCCCCACGGCGCGCTCGCTCGCGGAACTGTTGGGCGAGGGCGACGCGGCGGCCCGCGAGCGCGCGGAGAAGCTGGCGAAGCGCAAGGAAGAAATGAGCCGCCGCAATCAGTGGCTCCACCGCAGGCAGCGATAG